In Duganella zoogloeoides, a single genomic region encodes these proteins:
- a CDS encoding DUF3034 family protein, with amino-acid sequence MTFPITRLTLAILMASSAGSAAAQSQASPDMGKLLATGGVSQVEGAGGGGIVPWALITGYGTRDSWGANAHYTYISTQDYKLDTYGVAIGLADRVELSVASQSFKGSLAPLDNLILKQDILGIKVKLTGDAVYEQDSWLPQIAVGAMYKDNKGVKGLGALGVTSVTQLGAKDDSGYDYYVAATKILLEQSLLLNLTLRATKANQMGLLGFGGDLGDSRKVMPEVSAAYLINRHLAVGAEYRRKPHNLGVDPEKAYYDAFVAWFPSKHVSVTAAYANLGKITVFNPKTQRGLYLSVQAGF; translated from the coding sequence ATGACATTTCCGATCACCAGGCTCACGCTCGCAATCCTGATGGCGTCAAGCGCTGGCAGCGCCGCTGCCCAATCCCAGGCCTCGCCCGACATGGGCAAGCTGCTGGCCACCGGCGGCGTCAGCCAGGTGGAAGGCGCCGGTGGTGGCGGCATCGTGCCGTGGGCCCTGATCACCGGCTACGGCACTCGCGACAGCTGGGGCGCCAACGCCCATTACACGTATATCAGCACCCAGGACTACAAGCTCGACACCTATGGCGTGGCGATCGGCCTGGCCGACCGCGTGGAATTGTCGGTGGCCAGCCAGTCCTTCAAGGGCAGCCTGGCGCCGCTCGACAACCTCATCCTCAAGCAGGACATCCTCGGCATCAAGGTCAAGCTGACCGGCGACGCCGTGTACGAACAGGACAGCTGGCTGCCGCAAATTGCGGTGGGGGCCATGTACAAGGACAACAAGGGCGTCAAGGGACTCGGCGCGCTGGGCGTCACCAGCGTTACCCAGCTCGGTGCGAAGGACGACAGCGGCTACGACTATTACGTGGCGGCCACCAAGATCCTGCTCGAGCAGAGTCTGCTACTGAACCTGACCCTGCGCGCCACCAAGGCCAACCAGATGGGTTTATTGGGCTTCGGCGGCGACCTGGGCGACAGCCGCAAGGTGATGCCGGAAGTGTCGGCCGCATACCTGATCAACCGCCACCTGGCGGTGGGCGCGGAGTACCGGCGCAAGCCGCACAACCTCGGCGTCGATCCGGAAAAGGCGTATTACGATGCGTTCGTGGCGTGGTTCCCGAGCAAGCATGTGTCGGTGACGGCAGCGTATGCGAATCTGGGCAAGATCACGGTCTTCAATCCGAAGACCCAGCGCGGCCTTTACCTCTCGGTACAGGCCGGCTTTTAA
- a CDS encoding peroxiredoxin family protein has translation MSTTASAAASPESSRAWLKPLIAAVALAVIGAVAYVTLSKRPVAPEVTFVTIKGEKITPESLQGKVVMVNFWATSCTTCVAEMPQMVETYNKFKDDGLEFVAVAMSYDPPNYVVNYADTRKLPFKVALDTDGSAAKAYGDVSMTPTTFVIAKDGKILKKYVGQPDFPALHQLLSTSLKG, from the coding sequence ATGAGCACGACCGCATCCGCCGCCGCATCGCCGGAATCCTCGCGCGCCTGGCTCAAGCCGCTGATCGCTGCCGTGGCGCTGGCCGTGATCGGCGCGGTAGCCTACGTCACGCTCAGCAAGCGCCCGGTGGCGCCCGAGGTCACGTTCGTCACCATCAAGGGCGAAAAGATCACGCCCGAAAGCCTGCAAGGCAAGGTGGTGATGGTTAATTTCTGGGCCACCTCGTGCACCACCTGCGTGGCCGAAATGCCGCAGATGGTCGAAACCTACAACAAGTTCAAGGACGACGGCCTGGAATTCGTGGCCGTGGCCATGAGCTACGACCCGCCCAACTACGTGGTCAACTACGCCGATACGCGTAAGCTGCCGTTCAAGGTGGCGCTCGACACCGACGGCTCGGCCGCCAAGGCCTACGGCGACGTCTCGATGACGCCCACCACCTTCGTCATCGCCAAGGATGGCAAAATCCTCAAGAAATACGTGGGGCAGCCCGATTTTCCCGCGCTGCACCAGTTGCTCTCCACCTCGCTCAAGGGCTAA
- a CDS encoding BON domain-containing protein, with protein MSNSRTIWTTLKRPLAMSVLCLATAATLSGCVALVAGGAITGTLAASDRRTFGAQTEDTSIQFKGANKLRNVLGSDAHVNINSFNRRVLLSGEVPDDAAKATAEREMASVEGVLSVINELEVAGPASYTSRSNDTIITGKVKASLVDAKDISANSYQVVTERGVVFLMGRVTQREGQIGADIARGVSGVSKVVKVFEYISEDEWKSYQPKPSGSAQ; from the coding sequence ATGAGTAATTCCCGCACCATCTGGACCACGCTGAAACGCCCGCTTGCCATGAGCGTGCTGTGCCTGGCCACCGCCGCTACCCTGTCCGGTTGTGTGGCGCTGGTTGCCGGCGGCGCCATCACCGGCACGCTGGCCGCCTCCGACCGCCGCACGTTTGGTGCGCAAACCGAGGATACGTCGATCCAGTTCAAGGGTGCGAACAAGCTGCGCAATGTGCTCGGCAGCGATGCCCACGTCAACATCAACAGCTTCAACCGCCGCGTGCTGCTGTCCGGCGAAGTGCCCGACGATGCCGCCAAGGCCACTGCCGAGCGCGAAATGGCTTCGGTAGAAGGCGTGCTGTCGGTGATCAACGAGCTGGAAGTGGCCGGCCCCGCCAGCTACACCTCGCGCTCGAACGACACCATTATCACCGGCAAGGTCAAGGCCAGCCTGGTGGACGCCAAGGATATCTCGGCCAACTCCTACCAGGTGGTGACCGAGCGCGGCGTGGTCTTCCTGATGGGCCGCGTGACCCAGCGCGAAGGCCAGATCGGCGCCGATATCGCACGCGGCGTCTCGGGCGTGAGCAAGGTGGTCAAGGTCTTCGAATATATCTCTGAAGACGAATGGAAATCGTACCAGCCGAAGCCTAGCGGTTCGGCGCAATGA
- a CDS encoding phosphoheptose isomerase, translating into MTNQRILAHFHESAELKIQSATVLAPHIAQAIDMMFAALSNGNKILVCGNGGSAADAQHFAAELVGRFERERFPLPAIALTTDTSILTAVANDYSYREIFSKQVQAFGQSGDILLAFSTSGNSGNVVAAIEAALEREMRIVALTGKGGGEIGKMLTDADVHICVPADRTARIQEVHLVCIHSICDGIDVALFGGDVNE; encoded by the coding sequence ATGACAAATCAACGCATCCTGGCGCACTTCCACGAAAGTGCCGAACTGAAAATCCAATCGGCCACCGTGCTGGCGCCCCATATCGCCCAAGCCATCGACATGATGTTTGCGGCATTGTCTAACGGCAATAAGATTTTGGTGTGCGGCAACGGCGGCTCGGCTGCAGACGCCCAGCATTTCGCTGCCGAACTGGTGGGGCGCTTCGAACGCGAACGCTTCCCGCTGCCCGCCATTGCGCTCACCACCGACACGTCGATCCTGACGGCAGTGGCCAATGACTACAGCTACCGCGAAATCTTTTCCAAGCAGGTGCAGGCGTTTGGCCAGTCCGGCGACATCCTGCTGGCGTTTTCCACGTCCGGCAATTCGGGCAACGTGGTGGCTGCCATCGAAGCGGCGCTCGAGCGCGAAATGCGCATCGTGGCGCTGACCGGCAAGGGCGGCGGCGAGATCGGCAAGATGCTGACCGACGCCGACGTCCATATCTGCGTTCCGGCCGACCGTACCGCCCGCATCCAGGAAGTGCACCTGGTCTGCATCCACAGCATTTGCGACGGCATCGACGTCGCCCTATTCGGAGGAGATGTGAATGAGTAA
- a CDS encoding YraN family protein — MAPPRAPSGRRTAQQQLGQQGEDRALAYLVAQGLVPVERNFRCKAGEIDLIMRHGAHLVFVEVRRRAPSSFGGAAASVTHHKQQRLVHAAQYYLLRHRTPPPCRFDLVALDGDQLEWLRNIITL, encoded by the coding sequence ATGGCGCCGCCCCGCGCGCCGAGCGGACGGCGCACCGCGCAACAGCAACTGGGCCAGCAAGGTGAAGACCGCGCGCTGGCCTACCTGGTGGCGCAGGGCCTGGTGCCGGTCGAACGCAATTTTCGCTGCAAGGCCGGCGAGATCGACCTGATCATGCGCCACGGCGCCCACCTGGTGTTCGTCGAAGTGCGGCGCCGGGCCCCGAGTAGCTTTGGCGGCGCGGCGGCCAGCGTCACCCATCACAAGCAGCAGCGGCTGGTCCACGCCGCCCAGTACTACCTGCTACGCCACCGCACTCCGCCACCGTGCCGCTTCGACCTGGTCGCCCTTGATGGCGATCAGCTGGAGTGGCTGCGCAATATCATTACGCTTTAA
- a CDS encoding penicillin-binding protein activator — protein sequence MPIIISPPPAPAPVPLPPPPPEPPPPAAEVFAIAMPGAAAQPTRAPDTDQLRTENATGYRPADDATSPSGAPVRMGLILPLRSETLGAAAEALRAGFMAAWERDRDNITITVVETGDVAQDILSSYAQTLEAVDLVVGPLARSAVTAVATSPLVTKPTIALNHPEGFGTANATPLPQQMLAMGLSIEEEARQVAQWAAAEQPGASAMIITTSTPWQRRIAAAFAAHWQQLGQQVRMVELSAPNNYLSDPELVQLRARLQQDPPGLLFSAMGADQTRQLRGALNSGLVHEADEPVISTADGLPASPAAPVAPTGFAALPLYGTSALNAGGGMNSPTNELDGVRLLDLPWQVQRDHPAVMVYPHPVQAGTADMERLFALGIDAYRVAREVSRKPAGRFSIDGVTGRLTVDFGQGPARFERVEQPAVFQHGVPQAVQQ from the coding sequence GTGCCCATCATTATAAGCCCGCCACCGGCGCCCGCTCCCGTGCCGCTGCCGCCGCCACCGCCGGAACCACCACCGCCGGCAGCGGAAGTGTTCGCCATCGCGATGCCGGGGGCGGCCGCCCAACCCACCCGCGCACCGGATACCGACCAGCTGCGCACCGAGAATGCCACCGGCTACCGGCCAGCGGACGACGCCACCAGCCCGTCCGGCGCGCCGGTGCGCATGGGCTTGATCCTGCCGCTGCGCTCGGAGACCCTGGGCGCCGCCGCCGAAGCGCTGCGCGCCGGCTTCATGGCGGCCTGGGAACGCGACCGCGACAACATCACCATCACCGTGGTGGAAACCGGCGACGTCGCGCAAGATATTTTATCGAGCTACGCCCAGACCCTGGAAGCGGTGGACCTCGTGGTCGGCCCGCTGGCGCGCTCGGCGGTCACTGCGGTGGCGACCAGCCCGCTGGTGACCAAGCCCACCATCGCCCTCAATCACCCGGAAGGTTTCGGCACGGCCAACGCCACCCCGTTACCACAGCAAATGCTGGCCATGGGCCTGTCGATCGAGGAAGAAGCGCGCCAGGTGGCGCAATGGGCGGCCGCCGAACAGCCCGGCGCCAGCGCCATGATCATTACCACCAGCACACCATGGCAGCGCCGCATCGCGGCAGCGTTTGCCGCCCACTGGCAGCAGCTGGGCCAGCAGGTGCGCATGGTGGAACTGAGCGCGCCAAACAACTACCTGAGCGACCCGGAGCTGGTGCAATTGCGCGCGCGCCTGCAACAGGACCCGCCGGGCTTGCTGTTCTCGGCCATGGGCGCCGACCAGACGCGCCAACTGCGCGGCGCGCTGAACAGCGGCCTGGTGCATGAAGCGGACGAGCCGGTGATCAGCACCGCCGACGGCTTGCCGGCCAGTCCTGCCGCACCGGTCGCCCCCACCGGCTTTGCCGCCCTGCCGCTGTACGGCACCTCGGCGCTGAACGCTGGCGGCGGCATGAATTCGCCCACCAACGAACTCGACGGCGTGCGCCTGCTCGACCTGCCATGGCAGGTGCAGCGCGACCATCCGGCGGTGATGGTCTATCCGCACCCGGTACAAGCCGGCACGGCCGACATGGAACGCCTGTTTGCGCTGGGCATCGATGCCTACCGCGTGGCGCGCGAAGTCAGCCGCAAGCCGGCCGGCCGCTTCAGCATCGACGGTGTCACCGGACGCCTGACGGTGGACTTCGGCCAGGGCCCGGCCCGCTTTGAACGGGTGGAGCAGCCGGCCGTGTTCCAGCACGGCGTGCCGCAAGCCGTCCAGCAGTAA
- the rsmI gene encoding 16S rRNA (cytidine(1402)-2'-O)-methyltransferase — translation MSEPTTRAISALPVLEETAHQTYPSATLYVVATPIGNVADISVRALHVLSLVDAVACEDTRNTAQLMTRFGLHRPLIAAHQHNEREVAETLIARLQAGERIALVSDAGTPAVSDPGARIVEAVRAAGLRVLPLPGASAAVTALSASGLVNDQFYFVGFLPAKARQRENFLATLRTVTATMVFYEAPHRILDCATALAAAFEPEREVVFARELTKMFEEIHRCPLSEAEAWIRADAHREKGEFVVLLAGAPAQDEAGNADAERILKVLLTELSVKQAAGLAAQITGKKKNALYELALTFKQEQ, via the coding sequence ATGTCTGAACCTACTACCCGCGCCATTTCCGCCCTTCCTGTCTTGGAAGAAACAGCGCACCAGACCTATCCTAGCGCAACCTTGTACGTCGTGGCGACCCCCATCGGCAATGTCGCTGACATCAGTGTGCGCGCATTGCACGTTTTAAGCCTGGTCGATGCGGTCGCGTGCGAGGACACCCGCAACACCGCGCAACTGATGACGCGCTTCGGCCTGCACCGTCCGCTGATCGCCGCCCACCAGCACAACGAGCGCGAAGTGGCCGAGACCCTGATCGCACGCCTGCAGGCTGGCGAGCGTATCGCGCTGGTCTCCGACGCCGGCACGCCGGCCGTCTCCGATCCCGGTGCGCGCATTGTCGAGGCCGTGCGCGCGGCCGGCTTGCGCGTGCTGCCGCTGCCTGGCGCCTCGGCGGCGGTGACGGCGCTGTCGGCCAGCGGCCTGGTCAACGACCAGTTTTATTTTGTCGGCTTTTTACCTGCCAAGGCCAGGCAGCGCGAGAATTTTCTCGCCACCTTGCGCACGGTGACCGCCACCATGGTGTTCTACGAGGCGCCGCACCGCATCCTCGACTGCGCCACCGCGCTGGCAGCCGCGTTCGAGCCGGAGCGCGAAGTGGTGTTCGCGCGCGAGCTGACCAAGATGTTCGAGGAAATCCACCGCTGCCCGCTGTCCGAGGCCGAAGCCTGGATCCGGGCCGACGCCCACCGCGAAAAAGGCGAGTTCGTCGTGCTGCTGGCCGGCGCGCCTGCGCAGGACGAGGCAGGCAATGCCGATGCGGAAAGGATACTCAAGGTCTTGCTGACCGAGCTGTCGGTCAAGCAGGCGGCCGGGCTGGCCGCGCAGATCACGGGCAAGAAGAAAAATGCATTGTACGAACTGGCGCTGACATTCAAGCAGGAACAGTAA
- a CDS encoding sensor histidine kinase → MTPSFTTAIPIIVHDPRLVWRYHLQTLLRLLPAFAPAMVILPVLFGPWLWLDCLLVVLVSTSTSWRYLHELRDAGIALTPQMISARPRLAIKSPLDPLTTFDACAETLSGLALGRALGYPGPAAFSYRPFKGRIMLAPPRSMFLWRRTEVVVSGEPGQVIDIEIRGRFGLDFFHVQRGEAWQVVQVVADHLRIELKRRHDIAQLRKRERDLERAALHAKLAALQAQVEPHFLFNTLANLKYLVRTDSALAQQMLDHLVGYLHNAMPDMRRVSSTLGRELALAGDYLAIMRIRMGERLSFRIEADDAARVLPFPPAMLISLVENAIKHGLESATRPGELVIRATLDDGALRVTVADNGAGLCDEPGQGVGLANIHERLQLLYGARASLTVLAPQAGGVQATLVVPVVPQEAA, encoded by the coding sequence ATGACGCCATCTTTCACCACTGCGATTCCCATCATCGTTCACGATCCGCGCCTGGTATGGCGCTATCACCTGCAAACCTTGTTGCGCCTGCTGCCCGCGTTCGCGCCGGCAATGGTGATATTGCCGGTCCTGTTCGGGCCCTGGCTGTGGCTGGACTGCTTGCTGGTAGTACTGGTCAGCACCAGCACTAGCTGGCGCTACCTGCATGAGTTGCGCGATGCCGGGATCGCGCTCACGCCGCAGATGATATCGGCCCGTCCGCGCCTGGCGATCAAGTCGCCGCTCGACCCGCTCACCACCTTCGACGCCTGCGCCGAAACCTTGTCCGGCCTGGCCCTGGGGCGCGCGCTCGGCTACCCCGGTCCCGCCGCGTTTTCGTACCGGCCGTTCAAAGGGCGCATCATGCTGGCACCGCCGCGTTCAATGTTCCTGTGGCGGCGCACCGAGGTGGTTGTCAGCGGCGAGCCAGGACAAGTGATCGACATCGAGATTCGTGGCCGCTTCGGTCTCGACTTCTTTCACGTGCAGCGCGGTGAAGCATGGCAAGTGGTGCAGGTCGTGGCCGACCACCTGCGTATCGAACTCAAACGCCGCCACGATATCGCGCAACTGCGCAAGCGCGAACGCGATCTGGAGCGCGCCGCGCTGCACGCCAAGCTGGCCGCCCTGCAGGCGCAGGTGGAGCCGCACTTCCTGTTCAATACCCTGGCCAACCTCAAGTACCTGGTGCGCACAGATAGCGCGCTGGCGCAGCAGATGCTCGACCACCTGGTCGGCTACCTGCACAACGCCATGCCCGACATGCGCCGCGTATCGTCCACGCTGGGGCGCGAGCTGGCGCTGGCCGGCGATTATCTCGCCATCATGCGCATCCGCATGGGCGAGCGGCTCAGTTTTCGCATCGAGGCCGACGACGCGGCGCGCGTGCTGCCGTTCCCGCCAGCGATGCTGATCTCGCTGGTGGAAAACGCCATCAAGCACGGCCTCGAAAGCGCCACCCGCCCGGGTGAACTCGTCATTCGCGCCACGCTCGACGATGGTGCCTTGCGGGTGACGGTGGCCGACAACGGCGCCGGCCTGTGCGACGAGCCGGGACAGGGCGTGGGCCTGGCCAACATCCACGAGCGCCTGCAACTGCTGTATGGCGCGCGCGCTTCGCTGACGGTGCTCGCGCCGCAAGCGGGCGGCGTGCAGGCGACGCTGGTGGTGCCGGTGGTGCCGCAGGAGGCGGCATGA
- a CDS encoding LytR/AlgR family response regulator transcription factor, translating to MMRALIVEDEPLLRAELADQLAALWPELEIAGMAENGIEAVALLESLRPDIVFLDIQIPGLTGIEVARHVPPSAQIVFVTAYAEHALHAFEAGACDYLVKPFDAARLLHTIKRLKSRGDGVQAIAPEVWRHAMPAPAPVFLKWIKASSGASVRLLPVGEVLYFQAEDKYTRVVTANGEALIRAPLKNLAVQLDPAQFTQIHRAAIVNLQAVDRIERQGAALEIHLRGRRETLAVSEAYARQFRQM from the coding sequence ATGATGCGCGCCCTGATCGTCGAAGACGAGCCGCTGTTGCGCGCCGAACTGGCCGACCAGCTGGCGGCGCTGTGGCCGGAGCTCGAGATTGCCGGCATGGCGGAAAACGGCATCGAAGCGGTGGCGCTGCTCGAATCGCTGCGGCCCGACATTGTCTTCCTCGACATCCAGATTCCGGGCCTGACCGGCATCGAGGTGGCGCGCCATGTGCCGCCGTCGGCGCAGATCGTGTTCGTCACCGCGTATGCGGAACACGCGCTGCATGCGTTCGAGGCCGGCGCGTGCGACTACCTGGTCAAGCCGTTCGACGCCGCGCGCCTGCTGCATACCATCAAGCGATTGAAATCGCGCGGCGACGGCGTGCAGGCGATCGCGCCCGAGGTGTGGCGGCATGCCATGCCGGCGCCGGCCCCGGTATTCCTCAAATGGATCAAGGCGTCGTCGGGAGCGTCGGTGCGGCTGTTGCCGGTGGGGGAGGTGCTGTACTTCCAGGCCGAGGACAAGTACACGCGCGTAGTCACCGCCAATGGCGAGGCGCTGATACGGGCGCCGCTCAAGAACCTGGCCGTGCAACTGGACCCGGCGCAGTTCACCCAGATCCACCGCGCCGCCATCGTCAACCTGCAGGCAGTGGACCGCATCGAACGCCAGGGCGCGGCGCTGGAAATCCACCTGCGCGGTCGGCGCGAAACGCTGGCCGTGAGCGAGGCCTATGCGCGCCAATTCAGGCAGATGTAG
- a CDS encoding hydroxymethylglutaryl-CoA lyase yields MAILPKQVKIVEVGPRDGLQNEKESVPAAVKTALVNRLSGAGFRNIEAAAFVSPKWVPQMATSADVMAAIDRRPGTIYSALTPNMQGFDAALAARADEVVIFGSASEAFSQKNINCSIAESIARFDSVAQAAKQHGLRLRGSISCAFGCPYQGEVSPESVADVVRRMRDLGCDEIDIADTIGVATARQTQTVMERAAREFSIDALAGHFHDTYGQALANIYASLEVGISIYHSSVAGLGGCPYAKGATGNIATEDVLYMMEGLGIETGIDLDIVVDAGQFISQFLGRKSASRAGNALAAKRAG; encoded by the coding sequence ATGGCCATCTTGCCAAAACAAGTGAAAATCGTCGAAGTGGGACCGCGCGACGGCCTGCAAAACGAAAAGGAAAGCGTACCGGCCGCCGTCAAGACGGCGCTGGTCAACCGCCTGTCCGGCGCCGGTTTCCGCAACATCGAAGCCGCCGCCTTTGTCTCGCCCAAGTGGGTGCCGCAAATGGCCACCAGCGCCGACGTGATGGCCGCCATCGACCGCCGCCCCGGCACCATCTATTCCGCCCTCACGCCCAATATGCAGGGTTTTGACGCGGCATTGGCGGCGCGCGCGGACGAGGTGGTGATCTTCGGTTCGGCCTCCGAGGCCTTCTCGCAAAAGAACATCAACTGCTCGATCGCCGAATCGATCGCCCGCTTCGACAGCGTGGCGCAGGCCGCCAAGCAGCACGGCCTGCGCCTGCGCGGCAGCATCAGCTGCGCGTTCGGCTGCCCGTACCAGGGCGAGGTCTCGCCCGAGTCGGTGGCCGACGTGGTGCGCCGCATGCGCGACCTCGGTTGCGACGAAATCGACATCGCCGACACCATCGGCGTGGCCACCGCGCGCCAGACCCAAACCGTGATGGAACGCGCCGCGCGCGAGTTTTCCATCGACGCGCTGGCCGGTCACTTCCACGACACCTACGGCCAGGCCCTGGCCAATATCTACGCCAGCCTGGAAGTGGGCATCTCGATCTACCATTCGTCGGTGGCAGGACTGGGCGGCTGCCCCTACGCCAAGGGCGCCACGGGCAACATCGCCACCGAGGACGTGCTGTATATGATGGAAGGCCTCGGCATCGAGACCGGCATCGACCTCGATATCGTGGTGGACGCGGGCCAGTTCATCTCGCAATTCCTGGGCCGCAAAAGCGCCAGCCGCGCGGGCAATGCACTGGCAGCGAAGCGCGCCGGCTGA
- a CDS encoding 2-hydroxyacid dehydrogenase, producing the protein MRILLHRADGRTEPWLKDFSKYLPEAEFEIWHAGEKSQPCDYAVVWSPPEAMLPELAQVKAIFNTGAGVDALLRFGDAIPREIPIIRLGDAGMGLQMAEYVTHAVLRYFRRFDDYERQARAGIWAALPPYNREDFAIGVLGLGALGMRVIEALAPFGFPLRGWSRTEKRIDGVQCYQGLDGLDTFLRGSRVLVCMLPLTPETNNLIDRSNLGKLPAGAYVINVARGAHIAEPELLSLIKSGHIAAATLDVFRNEPLPAQHPFWQEPRITITPHISALTLRRESVQQIADKIRSFESGQPVADIVDRNLGY; encoded by the coding sequence ATGCGCATACTTCTGCACCGCGCCGACGGCAGGACCGAGCCGTGGCTCAAGGATTTTTCGAAATACCTGCCCGAGGCGGAATTCGAGATCTGGCATGCCGGCGAAAAAAGCCAGCCGTGCGACTACGCGGTGGTGTGGTCGCCGCCCGAAGCCATGCTGCCAGAGCTGGCCCAGGTCAAGGCCATCTTCAACACCGGCGCCGGCGTCGATGCGCTGCTGCGCTTTGGCGACGCGATCCCGCGCGAGATCCCCATCATCCGCCTGGGCGACGCCGGCATGGGCCTGCAGATGGCGGAATACGTCACGCACGCGGTGCTGCGGTACTTCCGCCGCTTCGATGACTACGAGCGGCAGGCGCGCGCCGGCATCTGGGCCGCGCTGCCGCCGTACAACCGCGAAGACTTCGCCATCGGCGTGCTGGGACTCGGTGCGCTGGGCATGCGCGTGATCGAAGCGCTGGCGCCGTTCGGCTTCCCGCTGCGCGGCTGGAGCCGCACCGAGAAGCGCATCGACGGCGTGCAGTGCTACCAGGGCCTCGATGGCCTCGACACCTTCCTGCGCGGCAGCCGGGTACTGGTGTGCATGCTGCCGTTGACGCCCGAAACCAATAACCTGATCGACCGCTCCAACCTGGGCAAGCTGCCCGCTGGGGCGTACGTGATCAACGTGGCGCGCGGCGCCCACATCGCCGAGCCGGAATTGCTGTCGTTGATCAAGTCGGGCCACATCGCCGCTGCCACGCTCGACGTGTTCCGCAACGAGCCGCTGCCCGCGCAGCACCCGTTCTGGCAGGAGCCGCGCATCACCATCACGCCGCATATTTCGGCGCTCACGCTGCGGCGCGAAAGCGTCCAGCAGATCGCCGACAAAATCCGCAGTTTCGAAAGCGGACAACCGGTCGCCGACATCGTCGACCGCAACCTGGGATACTGA